Proteins encoded within one genomic window of Legionella sp. PC997:
- a CDS encoding acyl-CoA dehydrogenase, which yields MAILFFLVYLIFTLIVLYRAMNPLVWELGSVFYLIVATFAIGLPWIIGFLLWLVIIVALLVVYLEPLRASIADHLYKRAGKSIPKLSKTEEEALNAGDTWLEQDIFTGTPNWNRLANVATELSTEEQAFLENETNTLCSMIDEWEISQTRDLPEKVWSYMKENGFFGLVIPKEYGGKGFSARGHSDVVMKISSRSGVAAVTVMVPNSLGPGELINYYGTEEQKNHYLPRLAKGIDIPCFALTEPGAGSDATSIQSTAIVMKKKVNGKMVLGLNITLDKRWITLAPVATLIGLAVNVKDPDGLLQGEGQEGITCVLIPRDTKNLEIGNRHLPSDQPFMNGTIRGKDIFVPITTVIGGQQRIGNGWQMLVECLSIGRSISLPALGAGSSSTCYLATSAFARIRCQFGVEIGQFEGIEEKLAEIAGLNYLINSNRLMTVAAVNEHKKPSVASAIAKYFNTELARSVVNASMDVHAGRAVVVGPRNYLTNFYNGVPISITVEGANVMSRNLLIFGQGSMACHPYIRQEFYAISNQDKEAFREIIWKHIQYFMQNFAKTICSGWTGGIFISAPKQKMKREYQRLARLSHAYAWLADLSLIVLGGDLKRKERLSARLADGMSYLYMAMAVLRNVQLNNENPDDVLHAQWAVSYCFYHAQRAMIALCYNFPSRFLGAFARVLAFPLGQTMRYPTDKLDQQLARLMTKNNQYRDRLKKIVYLSGDAKQPIDKVEQALQQIIKTDDLAKKMGDLRRVKFGKLRDKLKEKVVLNELTQQEMDALLATEAARWDAILVDEFTFDSMKNPLFNSVIDEIKSPFMQEDVSS from the coding sequence ATGGCCATTCTATTTTTTTTAGTGTACCTAATATTTACTTTGATTGTTCTTTACCGAGCAATGAATCCATTAGTTTGGGAGTTGGGTAGCGTTTTTTACTTAATTGTTGCCACTTTTGCTATTGGTTTGCCTTGGATTATTGGTTTTCTGCTCTGGCTTGTGATTATTGTCGCATTACTCGTAGTCTATCTTGAGCCGTTACGCGCCTCGATTGCGGACCACCTTTATAAGAGAGCTGGCAAATCGATTCCTAAGTTATCCAAAACAGAGGAAGAGGCTCTCAATGCAGGGGATACTTGGTTAGAACAAGATATCTTTACTGGAACCCCTAATTGGAACCGACTGGCGAATGTAGCTACAGAACTCTCTACAGAAGAACAAGCCTTTCTTGAGAATGAAACGAACACTTTATGCAGCATGATCGATGAGTGGGAAATTAGCCAAACACGTGATTTACCCGAAAAAGTTTGGTCCTATATGAAGGAAAATGGATTTTTTGGTTTGGTCATTCCCAAAGAATATGGTGGCAAAGGATTTTCGGCGCGTGGTCATTCTGATGTAGTAATGAAAATATCCAGTCGTTCTGGAGTTGCTGCGGTAACGGTGATGGTTCCTAACTCTTTAGGCCCTGGCGAATTAATTAATTACTATGGTACCGAGGAACAAAAGAATCATTACTTACCACGTCTTGCAAAAGGTATTGATATTCCTTGTTTTGCACTAACAGAACCCGGGGCTGGTAGTGATGCAACCTCCATTCAATCTACTGCTATCGTCATGAAGAAAAAAGTAAATGGCAAAATGGTACTCGGATTAAATATTACTTTAGATAAACGCTGGATTACTTTAGCACCCGTAGCAACCTTAATTGGACTTGCAGTAAACGTGAAAGATCCCGATGGTTTATTGCAGGGTGAAGGACAAGAAGGTATTACCTGCGTGTTGATTCCACGTGACACTAAGAATCTGGAAATTGGCAATCGTCACTTACCTTCGGATCAACCCTTTATGAATGGCACAATTCGTGGAAAAGATATTTTTGTGCCCATAACCACAGTGATTGGCGGTCAGCAACGGATAGGTAATGGATGGCAGATGTTGGTCGAATGCTTATCAATTGGTCGCTCCATTTCTTTACCGGCGCTTGGAGCGGGTTCTTCCTCTACTTGTTATTTGGCAACGAGTGCATTTGCGCGCATACGTTGTCAATTTGGTGTGGAAATTGGCCAATTTGAAGGAATTGAAGAAAAACTTGCAGAAATCGCAGGTTTAAATTATTTGATTAATTCAAACCGATTAATGACTGTAGCCGCGGTGAACGAGCATAAAAAACCTTCTGTAGCCTCTGCAATTGCGAAATATTTTAATACAGAATTGGCGCGATCAGTGGTTAATGCCTCAATGGATGTGCATGCAGGAAGAGCTGTAGTGGTGGGTCCACGTAATTATCTCACCAATTTTTATAATGGAGTGCCTATTTCTATTACGGTGGAAGGGGCTAATGTGATGTCACGTAACTTATTGATTTTTGGACAAGGCTCGATGGCATGCCATCCTTATATTCGCCAAGAGTTTTACGCAATATCCAACCAAGATAAAGAAGCTTTTAGAGAAATAATTTGGAAACATATTCAATATTTCATGCAAAATTTTGCCAAAACTATTTGTTCTGGATGGACGGGTGGGATATTTATTAGTGCTCCTAAACAAAAAATGAAACGTGAATATCAGCGGTTGGCACGCCTTAGCCACGCTTATGCATGGTTGGCGGATTTGTCTCTAATAGTCTTGGGGGGAGATTTAAAACGTAAAGAGCGACTTTCTGCGCGTCTTGCTGATGGTATGTCCTATCTTTATATGGCCATGGCTGTTTTACGTAATGTACAATTAAATAATGAAAATCCAGATGATGTATTGCATGCTCAATGGGCTGTTTCCTATTGTTTTTATCATGCACAACGTGCAATGATCGCATTATGCTACAATTTTCCGTCCCGATTTTTAGGCGCTTTCGCTCGTGTTTTGGCCTTCCCTTTAGGACAAACGATGCGTTATCCAACGGATAAGCTGGATCAGCAATTAGCACGATTGATGACCAAGAATAATCAGTACCGCGATCGGTTGAAAAAGATTGTTTATTTAAGTGGGGATGCAAAGCAACCAATCGACAAAGTAGAGCAAGCTTTACAGCAAATCATTAAAACGGATGATCTAGCCAAAAAAATGGGCGACTTAAGACGAGTTAAATTCGGTAAGTTAAGAGATAAATTAAAAGAAAAAGTGGTGCTTAATGAGCTCACACAACAGGAAATGGATGCGTTACTTGCAACTGAAGCGGCGCGATGGGATGCTATTTTAGTTGATGAGTTCACTTTTGATTCCATGAAAAACCCATTATTTAACTCAGTTATTGATGAGATTAAATCACCCTTTATGCAGGAAGATGTTTCTTCTTAA
- the ppk1 gene encoding polyphosphate kinase 1 — translation MDTVLDNPEYYINREFSIIAFNQRVLMLANDERVPLLERMRFLSICSSNLDEFFEIRVAGLKEKIAMSSGKLTIDGLRSDEAFSQISQKTHKLIDQLYSIFNKQLLPALAKENIYFLDTEQWTDDIHLWAKHYFKHEIQPVISPIALDLAHPLPQLINKSLNFIISLSGKDAFDRNINYAVVHAPRSLPRVIHLPSELCGDAHYFVHLSSIITTHVNSLFPGMEISGCYSFRLTRNSDLFLREEEIDDLAKAVQREIFSRHYGHVVRLEIEKNCPEKIVDFLLQKYHLRHEDTYYCDGPVNIQRHLTAINSIERPDLNYPPFSAQYPQFPRSERNLFNVIDEQDILLHHPYQSFELVIDFVRQAASDPNVLAISQTLYRTRSESVMVDALVDAAHSGKEVTAVIELRARFDEESNLKLANRLHAAGILVLYGVVGYKTHAKMTLVVRRAHGKLKRYVHLSTGNYHEYTAKRYTDLGLLTCEPTITSDIQIIFQQLTGLGKVVKLKALSHSPFTLQKTLLQYIEQCTAAGLKNEDTEILLKVNGLADKTIIQALYKASQAGVKINLLVRGVCCLKPGIPGISENIRVLSYIGRFLEHHRVFYFRIQEEEHYFCSSADLMERNLYHRIEIMFPILDEQCKKRIKQEIIKNYLKDNSNTWEMQSDGSYKPVTQGTSCAQEKLIKLYREEGSTI, via the coding sequence TTGGACACTGTGTTGGACAATCCCGAATACTACATCAATAGAGAATTCTCAATTATCGCATTTAATCAGCGTGTTCTGATGCTGGCTAATGATGAACGGGTGCCTTTGCTGGAAAGAATGCGTTTTTTAAGTATTTGTAGCAGTAACCTTGATGAGTTTTTTGAAATACGTGTAGCAGGCCTTAAAGAAAAAATTGCAATGTCTTCAGGAAAATTAACTATTGATGGTTTACGATCTGATGAAGCATTTAGCCAAATCAGTCAAAAAACACATAAACTTATCGATCAGCTTTACTCGATCTTTAATAAACAACTCCTTCCAGCCCTAGCTAAGGAAAATATTTATTTTCTTGATACCGAACAATGGACTGATGATATTCACTTGTGGGCAAAACACTATTTTAAGCACGAGATTCAACCGGTAATTAGTCCTATTGCGCTCGATCTAGCACATCCCTTGCCACAACTAATTAACAAAAGCCTAAACTTCATTATTTCTTTAAGTGGTAAAGATGCTTTTGATCGTAACATTAATTATGCAGTGGTACATGCTCCGAGATCACTTCCTCGAGTCATTCATTTGCCTTCGGAGTTATGTGGAGATGCGCATTATTTTGTTCATCTCTCCTCGATTATTACTACCCACGTTAATAGTTTATTCCCAGGAATGGAAATAAGTGGTTGTTATTCGTTTCGTCTTACTCGAAATAGTGATCTTTTTTTACGAGAAGAAGAAATTGATGATTTGGCGAAGGCTGTGCAACGAGAAATTTTTTCTCGTCATTATGGTCATGTGGTTCGATTAGAAATTGAAAAAAATTGTCCCGAGAAAATTGTGGATTTTTTATTACAAAAATATCATCTTCGCCATGAAGATACTTATTATTGTGATGGGCCCGTTAATATACAACGTCATTTGACTGCAATTAACAGCATTGAAAGACCTGACTTGAATTACCCCCCTTTCTCAGCACAATATCCTCAATTTCCTAGATCAGAACGAAATCTATTCAATGTGATCGATGAACAAGACATTCTCCTTCATCATCCCTATCAAAGCTTTGAACTCGTTATTGATTTTGTAAGACAGGCAGCAAGCGATCCCAATGTGTTGGCAATAAGCCAAACATTATACCGTACCCGATCAGAATCTGTAATGGTCGATGCTTTGGTTGATGCAGCTCATTCTGGCAAGGAAGTGACCGCAGTAATCGAATTACGGGCTCGTTTTGATGAGGAATCCAATCTAAAATTAGCAAACCGATTACATGCCGCGGGAATTCTGGTGCTTTATGGAGTCGTAGGCTATAAAACCCATGCTAAAATGACCCTAGTTGTTCGTCGAGCTCATGGAAAACTAAAGCGTTACGTCCATTTAAGCACCGGTAACTACCATGAGTACACAGCAAAACGATACACTGACTTAGGTTTATTAACTTGCGAACCAACGATTACCTCAGATATTCAAATTATTTTCCAACAGTTAACTGGGCTGGGTAAAGTTGTCAAACTTAAAGCACTAAGCCATTCACCATTTACCTTACAAAAAACCCTATTGCAATATATTGAACAATGTACTGCAGCTGGATTAAAAAATGAAGACACCGAGATCCTTTTAAAAGTAAATGGATTAGCCGATAAAACGATAATTCAGGCCTTATATAAGGCATCACAAGCGGGAGTGAAAATAAATTTGCTTGTGCGGGGAGTCTGTTGTTTAAAACCCGGAATACCCGGTATTTCGGAAAATATACGAGTACTTTCCTATATTGGACGCTTCTTGGAACATCATCGAGTATTTTATTTTCGGATTCAAGAAGAAGAACATTACTTTTGTTCAAGCGCTGATCTAATGGAAAGAAATTTATACCATCGCATTGAAATTATGTTTCCAATCCTGGATGAGCAATGTAAAAAGCGGATCAAGCAAGAAATTATTAAAAACTACCTCAAGGACAACAGCAATACGTGGGAAATGCAAAGTGATGGAAGTTATAAACCAGTAACGCAAGGAACGAGTTGCGCTCAAGAAAAGTTAATTAAGCTGTATCGAGAGGAAGGAAGTACGATTTAA
- the epmB gene encoding EF-P beta-lysylation protein EpmB, giving the protein MRDSSLSWQKNLAQGFASVTELLNFLELPLSTGNVHAEKQFSSRVPLGFAKRMQKGNPRDPLLLQVLATEDELQSNEEYSDDPLEERSSNPIRGLMHKYYGRVLLTLTGVCAVNCRYCFRRHFPYQDNNPGRNGFKAICDYIAQDASITEVILSGGDPLLASDLVLAELIKQLEEIPHLHTLRIHTRIPVVFPERMEQSLLALLQTTRFKKVIVLHCNHAQELDDSVGRVLRELQQIGCHLLNQTVLLAGINDEAHILANLSQTLFEYGVLPYYLHRLDKVKGAAHFDLPFEKVQAIYQQLQNLLPGYLLPRLVCEEPGKLSKTLLI; this is encoded by the coding sequence ATGCGAGATTCCTCTTTAAGTTGGCAAAAAAATTTGGCACAAGGTTTTGCTTCAGTCACTGAATTATTAAATTTTCTGGAGCTGCCTTTATCTACTGGAAACGTGCACGCTGAAAAGCAATTTTCTAGTCGTGTTCCTTTAGGATTTGCTAAACGTATGCAAAAAGGTAATCCTCGTGATCCTTTATTGCTCCAAGTTTTAGCGACTGAAGATGAATTACAAAGTAATGAAGAATACAGTGACGATCCTTTAGAGGAGCGCAGTAGTAATCCAATTCGAGGATTAATGCATAAATATTACGGTCGAGTGTTGTTAACTTTGACCGGGGTCTGCGCAGTGAATTGCCGTTATTGCTTTCGCAGACATTTTCCCTATCAAGACAATAATCCTGGACGCAATGGATTTAAAGCCATTTGTGACTATATAGCCCAAGATGCAAGTATTACCGAGGTAATTTTAAGTGGCGGTGATCCCTTGTTGGCCTCTGATTTGGTACTGGCCGAGTTAATAAAACAATTGGAAGAAATTCCTCATTTACATACCTTACGCATTCATACACGGATTCCTGTAGTATTTCCCGAACGGATGGAGCAGAGCTTACTTGCACTATTACAAACAACGCGATTCAAGAAGGTAATTGTGTTGCATTGTAACCATGCTCAGGAACTGGATGATTCGGTAGGTCGAGTCCTTCGTGAGTTACAACAAATAGGATGTCATCTTTTGAATCAAACTGTTTTACTCGCAGGAATAAATGATGAGGCTCATATTTTGGCTAATTTAAGTCAAACTTTATTTGAATATGGAGTTTTACCTTATTATTTACACCGATTGGATAAAGTAAAAGGAGCTGCTCACTTTGATTTGCCGTTTGAGAAAGTACAAGCTATTTATCAGCAATTACAAAATCTTTTGCCAGGATACCTTTTACCGCGTTTGGTTTGCGAAGAGCCCGGAAAATTAAGTAAAACTCTATTAATTTAG
- the murU gene encoding N-acetylmuramate alpha-1-phosphate uridylyltransferase MurU: protein MKTAMILAAGRGDRLKPLTDITPKALCIVKEKPLIEHHVSNLAKAGFERLVINHAYLGGKIRQYLGDGARWGIEICYSPEPPGGLETGGGIVNALPLLGDKPFITVNADIYTDFDFSQLQPENIHTIHVILVNKNPALNHLGDFGLINQTQLSNADRKYTFAGICCYHPDIFSNYKLGRYSVAPIIRQYAGENKVTASLYSGLWFDIGTLERLHAVNMI, encoded by the coding sequence ATGAAAACTGCGATGATATTAGCTGCTGGACGTGGCGATCGTTTAAAACCACTTACTGATATCACCCCCAAAGCCCTTTGCATTGTTAAAGAAAAGCCTTTAATAGAGCACCATGTAAGCAATTTAGCAAAAGCAGGTTTTGAACGATTAGTCATAAACCATGCCTATCTTGGGGGAAAAATCCGTCAGTATTTAGGTGATGGAGCTCGTTGGGGAATTGAAATTTGTTATTCACCGGAACCGCCAGGAGGCTTAGAAACAGGTGGAGGTATTGTAAATGCACTGCCACTGCTTGGTGATAAACCTTTTATCACTGTCAATGCGGATATCTATACGGATTTTGACTTCTCTCAATTACAGCCCGAAAATATTCATACCATTCATGTAATTTTAGTAAATAAAAATCCAGCCCTTAATCATCTTGGAGATTTCGGATTAATCAATCAAACTCAACTAAGTAATGCAGATCGAAAATACACCTTTGCAGGTATCTGCTGTTATCATCCAGATATATTTTCTAATTACAAACTCGGTCGCTATTCAGTTGCACCTATAATCCGTCAATACGCTGGAGAAAATAAAGTAACAGCCAGTCTTTATAGTGGCCTTTGGTTTGATATAGGAACTTTAGAAAGATTACATGCAGTGAATATGATCTAA
- a CDS encoding LD-carboxypeptidase: protein MKKLPVLNPGDAIEIIAPSSRSTDSQLLELKELLESWELKCIVQHDIFAQDFLCANTDEMRFKHLKNALHNPETKAVICVRGGYGSTRLIPRLAELEPPESVKLFIGISDITCLHLYLQQHWGWPTIHGAAAPDKFSKDSIAAVKSILLGETPAKFTGLIPLNKAAQKEKTIKSPVTGGNLAIIQSGIGTCWQMDGRDKIILLEEVGERGYRVDRMLEHLKQADIFTNAAAILLGDFLNGDEPNGSSLIEPVLQRFAERSAIPVLRIAGIGHGTINFPIPLGTEAHLQLGEHSQLTCFR, encoded by the coding sequence ATGAAAAAATTACCTGTATTAAATCCCGGAGATGCGATTGAAATTATTGCACCTTCATCTCGAAGTACGGACAGTCAATTGCTCGAGTTAAAAGAATTATTAGAGTCTTGGGAGTTGAAATGTATCGTGCAACATGACATTTTTGCTCAGGATTTCTTATGTGCTAATACAGATGAGATGCGATTTAAACATTTGAAAAACGCCTTACACAATCCCGAAACAAAAGCAGTAATTTGTGTGCGTGGTGGTTACGGTTCGACGCGTTTAATTCCCCGATTAGCAGAACTTGAACCTCCTGAATCGGTTAAACTATTCATTGGCATCAGTGACATCACCTGTCTGCATCTTTATTTGCAACAACATTGGGGTTGGCCCACAATTCATGGGGCTGCTGCGCCTGATAAATTTTCCAAAGACTCAATTGCAGCCGTGAAGTCTATTTTATTGGGGGAGACTCCGGCTAAGTTCACGGGGCTTATTCCATTGAACAAGGCTGCACAAAAAGAGAAGACTATTAAGTCTCCGGTTACTGGGGGCAATTTAGCAATCATTCAATCTGGTATTGGCACATGTTGGCAAATGGATGGTCGAGATAAAATTATTTTGCTGGAAGAAGTAGGTGAACGAGGATATCGTGTGGATCGAATGCTGGAGCATTTAAAACAAGCAGATATCTTTACAAATGCGGCAGCAATTCTATTGGGCGATTTTCTCAATGGGGATGAACCAAATGGTTCTTCTTTAATTGAACCCGTCTTACAACGTTTTGCTGAACGTAGTGCTATTCCAGTACTAAGAATTGCAGGGATAGGACATGGTACAATCAATTTTCCTATCCCTCTGGGAACAGAAGCACATTTGCAACTTGGCGAACATAGCCAATTAACGTGCTTTCGCTAA
- a CDS encoding chromate transporter, which yields MINTLVAIILSFGKIGLISLGGGNSMLKLLEYEAVDYRHWIGQEEFIAMVGSSFIFPGLTGVKLSALIGYKAAGITGLILAVLSLNLPGLLMAIAGYHWLTSHNGPGMRKIMIGVQYGALALLAAASYSVGQGVVGMYFSIPIVLCCLVFFLALTFWNLSPFYGFIGFIVVCFFLVR from the coding sequence ATGATAAATACCTTAGTCGCGATCATCCTAAGCTTCGGAAAAATTGGTCTTATTTCCTTAGGTGGTGGGAATTCAATGTTAAAGCTGTTGGAGTATGAAGCTGTTGATTATCGACATTGGATAGGACAAGAAGAATTTATCGCCATGGTGGGTTCAAGTTTTATTTTTCCAGGATTGACCGGGGTTAAATTATCGGCCCTTATTGGATATAAAGCTGCCGGAATCACTGGTTTAATCCTTGCTGTTCTAAGTCTTAATTTACCGGGACTACTGATGGCGATAGCAGGCTATCATTGGCTTACAAGCCATAATGGGCCGGGAATGCGAAAAATAATGATAGGTGTACAATATGGTGCATTGGCCTTACTTGCAGCTGCCAGTTACTCAGTTGGGCAGGGCGTTGTAGGTATGTATTTTTCAATCCCTATTGTGTTGTGTTGTTTGGTTTTTTTTCTTGCGTTAACCTTCTGGAACTTATCACCTTTTTATGGGTTTATAGGATTTATAGTGGTATGTTTTTTTCTGGTCCGTTAA
- the efp gene encoding elongation factor P, which yields MAIYSTNEFKNGLKVMVDDAPCTILDCEFVKPGKGQAFTRIKIRNLKTGRVVERTFKSNESLPSADVADVEMQYLYNDGEQWHFMVPDNFEQYALSKEVLADAAQWLKEQDICIVTLWNNEPIQVTPPNFVILEITETDPGLKGDTSGGGGKPAILETGAVVRVPLFVQTGELIKVDTRKGEYVSRAKE from the coding sequence ATGGCAATTTATAGCACCAATGAATTTAAAAATGGCTTGAAAGTAATGGTTGATGACGCCCCATGTACCATTCTCGACTGTGAATTTGTAAAACCAGGAAAAGGACAAGCTTTTACCCGCATTAAAATTCGTAACTTGAAAACAGGTCGAGTTGTAGAGCGCACATTTAAATCAAATGAATCATTACCTTCTGCTGACGTTGCCGATGTAGAAATGCAATATCTTTATAACGATGGTGAACAATGGCATTTCATGGTTCCTGATAATTTTGAACAATATGCTTTAAGTAAAGAAGTACTTGCTGATGCGGCACAATGGTTAAAAGAACAAGATATTTGTATCGTAACCCTTTGGAATAATGAACCCATACAAGTGACACCGCCTAATTTTGTAATTTTAGAAATTACCGAGACAGATCCTGGATTAAAAGGCGATACCTCTGGAGGTGGTGGAAAGCCCGCCATTTTAGAAACCGGAGCGGTAGTGCGCGTTCCCTTATTTGTACAAACTGGAGAGTTAATTAAAGTAGATACTCGCAAAGGTGAGTACGTTTCTCGCGCCAAAGAATAA